Within Paenibacillus sabinae T27, the genomic segment CCGTCCGGTCAGTGTAGGGGATCTTAAGGAAGGGCAGGAGATTGCTGTGTTTGCCATTGACCAATCGAATGTTCCGCTTAGCTCCAGCGTCAAGGACCCGAGCGTCTATCCCGAAGTGGAAGCGGTGCTGGGAATCGACCTTCAGAGCTACGCCTTCGGCAAGGAGAAGCAGGTTCATGCCTGAGAGAAGCCGCCCGGTCTCCGTCGGCGCTCTGGTGCTGGACGGAACCGGTCTTAGTGTGTCCGATGTGGACAGCGTTGCCCGGGGTAACCGGAAGGTTGTAATCGCGCCGAGCGCCTGGGAACGGCTGGAGAAGGCTCGGCAGGTTATCTTCGAGCTGGCGGAAGAAGGACTGCCCGTATACGGGTTGAACCGGGGCGTGGGCTGGAATAAGGACAAAGTCATTTCTCCCGGCTTGTATGAAGATTACAACCGCAGCCTGCTGCTGTCCCACAGCGCGGGAATCAAGCCTGAAGCCCCGGAAGAGGTGGTGCGGGCGGCGATGCTCGCCCGGCTGAACGGCCTGCTCGCCGGGGCCACCGGCTCGCAGCCGGAAATCGCCGCGCGCTACGCCGATTTCCTCAATCTGGGGCTTCACCCCGTTCTGCCGCTGCGCGGTTCGGTGGGCGCCGCGGATATCACCCTGATCGCCCACCTGGGTCTGGCGATGATCGGGGAAGGGGAGGCGCAGCTTGGCGGACGCCGCCTACCGGCCAAGCAGGCGCTGACGGAGCTTGGACTGGCTCCGCTGCTGCTGGGGCCCAAGGACGGGCTGGCCATCGTCAGCTCCAATGCGCTCTCCGCCGGGAACGGCGCGCTGGCGCTGCATGATCTGGCCGGATTGCTGGAAGCTGCCGATGCGGTGTACGCCCTGTCGCTGGAGGCGATTCGCGGCAATGTCAGCCCGCTGGACGAAGCCGTTCACGGTAAGCGCCCATTCCGGGGGCAGCTTGCAAGCGCGGCGAATGTCCGCAAGAACCTTGCCGGCAGCGGCCTGTGGGAGGCGTATAATCCGGACTCCCTGCAGGACCCGCTCAGCTTCCGTGATGCCTGTCAGATCCACGGCGCCGCCCGTGACGCGCTTGCCTATACCCGGGAGCTGCTGGAGATTCATCTGAACAGCACGGACGACAATCCGTGCGTGCTGGCGGAAGAGCGGCGCATATTATCCTGCGCCAATTTTGATCCCGTGGTCTGGACGCTCGGCTTCGAGATGCTGGGCAGCGCCCTGCATCATGTCGCCAAAAGCTCCTGCTACCGCATCCTCAAGCTGGGCGATCCGGCCTTTACCGGCCTCAGCCGTTTTCTGACGCCGGATGCGGAACGCTCAATCGGCTTCGGCACCGTCCAGAAGACGGCCTCTTCGCTGGATGCGGAAATCCGCCATCTGAGCAACCCGGCCTCCACCGATTATATGTCGCTGGCGGGAGATATCGAGGACCACGGGACCAACGCGCCGTTTGTCGTCTCCAAGACAAGGGAGATCATTGACCGGCTGACCTATATGCTGGCGATTGAAGCCATTCACGCCGCGCAGGCCATCGACCTGCGCGGCGGGGTTAAGCTGGGACGGGGAACGGAGGCAGCGTACTGGCTGCTCCGCTCCGCCGTGCCGTTTCTGGATGCCGACCGCTGCCAGACGATTGATATTGAGGCGGCGTACCGGCTGATTAAGGAAGGGGAGTGGCTGGAAGCGGTACGGCAGGCGGTACGCGAGTAGCTC encodes:
- a CDS encoding HAL/PAL/TAL family ammonia-lyase, whose translation is MPERSRPVSVGALVLDGTGLSVSDVDSVARGNRKVVIAPSAWERLEKARQVIFELAEEGLPVYGLNRGVGWNKDKVISPGLYEDYNRSLLLSHSAGIKPEAPEEVVRAAMLARLNGLLAGATGSQPEIAARYADFLNLGLHPVLPLRGSVGAADITLIAHLGLAMIGEGEAQLGGRRLPAKQALTELGLAPLLLGPKDGLAIVSSNALSAGNGALALHDLAGLLEAADAVYALSLEAIRGNVSPLDEAVHGKRPFRGQLASAANVRKNLAGSGLWEAYNPDSLQDPLSFRDACQIHGAARDALAYTRELLEIHLNSTDDNPCVLAEERRILSCANFDPVVWTLGFEMLGSALHHVAKSSCYRILKLGDPAFTGLSRFLTPDAERSIGFGTVQKTASSLDAEIRHLSNPASTDYMSLAGDIEDHGTNAPFVVSKTREIIDRLTYMLAIEAIHAAQAIDLRGGVKLGRGTEAAYWLLRSAVPFLDADRCQTIDIEAAYRLIKEGEWLEAVRQAVRE